The nucleotide window CGGCGTTGTCGGCGGTCGCCGGCGACTGGTACGGACCGAGTTCGCGACGCGACGTCGCCGAGCGCGCCCAGACCTACGTCGATCACGGTGTGCCCGAAGATCTCGCCCACACCGTCGCGGCGAGCCTGCACCGGTTCTGCCTGCTCGACATCATCGACGCCGCCGAGATCGCCGACCGCGACGACAACGAGGTCGGCGAGCTGTACTTCGCGGTGATGGAACACTTCGGGCTCGAACAGCTGCTGACGGCGGTGTCGGGACTCGACTACGGCGACCGGTGGCACGCGCTGGCACGGCTGGCCGTGCGCGACGACATGCACGGTGCGCTGCGCGCGCTGACCCTGAAGATCCTCGAGGTCAGCGAACCCGAGGAGAGCCCGTCCGAAAAGATCGCCGAGTGGGAGTCCTCGCACTCCAACCGGCTGAGCCGGGTGCGCAGCGTGCTCCGTGAGATCGAGGAGACCGGGACGACGAGCCTGGCCACCCTGTCGGTGGCGGCGAGGCAGCTGCGCAGCGTGATCCGCTGACGGCTGCACCCGCCGATCCGCCCCTGCCCGTTTTCCGGTCGTCGGGTGTCGTGTCGGCATAGCCTGGGCCCATGACCCGAACCGCACCGCGCATCTGCCCGCTCTGCGAGGCCACCTGCGGGTTGACACTCAGCATCGACCGGGACCGCACGACCGGCCGCGAGATCGTCGTCGCGGCACGCGGTGACGCCGAGGACGTGTTCAGCGCCGGCTACCTCTGTCCGAAGGGCGCGAGTTTCGCGCAGCTCGACAACGATCCCGATCGCCTCGACCGGCCGCTCGTCCGGCGTGACGGCCGGTTCGTCGAAACCGATTGGGACACAGCGCTCGCGGCCGCCGTCGAGGGGCTCGCCGAGGTGATCTCGACCTCCGGCGGCGAGTCCATCGGCTTCTACCTGGGCAATCCGTCGGCGCACACCGTCGCCGGCACGATGTACGCGCCGTTGCTCATCCGGGCCCTCGGCACCCGCAACGTGTTCAGCGCCAGCACCCTCGACCAGATGCCGAAGTAGGCGGCCACCGGTTATCTGGTCGGACATGCGGGGACCTTCGCCGTCCCGGATCTCGATCGCACGGACCACCTCGTGATCATCGGAGCCAATCCGGTGGTCTCCAACGGCAGCGTCACCACGGCCGCGGACTTCCCCGGAAAACTCACCGCACTGCGTCGGCGAGGCGGGCGCCTCACCGTCATCGACCCGGCACGCACCCGGACGGCCAAGCTCGCCGACACCCACCTCGCGCCGCGGCCCGGTACCGACGCGGCCCTGCTGGCCGCGGTCGTGCAGTGCCTGTTCGACGAGGAACTCGTCGCCGACGATCTCGGTGGGATAGCCGCACATGTCACCGGGGTCGACGCGCTGCGTCGAGAGCTGGACCCGTTCACACCCGAACGCGTCGCGCCGTTCTGTGGTGTCGCGGCAGCCGACATCCGGGCGCTCGCGCGATCGATCGCCGCATCCCCCTCGGCTGCCGTCTACGGCCGAATGGGTACCACGACAGTACAATTCGGCACACTGGGCAGCTGGTTGATCGATGTGGTCAACATCCTCACCGGCAACTTCGACCGGCCCGGGGGAGTGATGTTCCCGCTCGCTCCGACGGCGCCGTCGCCGCGTCCGGCCCGCGCCGGACGCGGATTCCGCACCGGGCGCTGGCGCAGCCGGGTGTCCGGCCACGCCGAGGTCGGCGGCGAGTTGCCGGCCGTCGCGATGGCCGAGGAATTCGAGACACCCGGCGACGGACAGCTGCGCGCCCTGGTGACGGTGTCGGGGAACCCGGTGCTGTCGGCACCCAACGGCGGACGACTGGGGCGCGCACTCGACGACGCGCAGTTCGTGGTCTGCGTCGACCCGTACCTGAACGAGACGACACGGCACGCGCACGTGCTGCTGCCGCCCCCGCGTCCGTCGCAGAGTCCGCACTTCGACGCCATCCTGAACAACCTGGCGGTCCGGGCCACCGCTCGCTATTCACCGCCGGTACTGCCGCTACCACCGGGCCGTCCCGACGAGATCGAGATCGTCTCCCGGCTGATCCTGGGACTGTCCGGCGCCGGGGTCGACGCCGACCCCGGGCTCGTCGACGAACAGGTCATCGCGGCGACTCTGGCCAAGGAGGTCACCGACCCGCACTCGCCGGTCGCAGGTCGCGAGGTCGACTCACTCGTCGCGATGCTGCCCGACGCACCGGGACACCAGCGCCGTCTGGACATGCTGCTGCGGGTCGGCGCGTACGGCGACGCCTTCGGCGAGCGGGACGGACTGACGTTCGCGGATGTGCTCGCCGCGCCTCACGGCATCGACCTGGGGCCGATGCGACCGCGGCTGCCCGGGGTGCTCCGCACGGCGTCGGGCAAGGTCGAACTCGTTCCCGATCCGCTCATCGGCGACCTCGCGCGCCTGTGGGCCGCCGTGGTCGCCGACGACCCGACTCCCGTCGGTGACGGCAACCTGCTGCTGGTCGGCCGCCGTCATCTGCGGTCCAACAACAGCTGGATGCACAATCTGCCGGCGCTCACCGGCGGCACCAATCGCTGCACACTCCTGATGCACCCCGACGACGCCGACCGGCTCGGGATCTCCGACACCGCCAAGATCCGTGGCGCAGGCGGGTCGCTGACCGTTCCCGTCGAGATCACCACCGACATCCGGCCGGGCGTCGCCTCCCTGCCGCACGGCTGGGGCCACGATGTCGAGGGCACCCGGCTGGGCGTCGCCGCCACCGAGCCGGGGGTGAACGTGAACGAGCTGAACGACGGCGCGTTGCTGGATCCGCTGTCGGGAACCGTCGTCCTCAACGGTCTTCCGGTGGAGATCGCGCCTGCCTGACCTGGTCGAGGGGTGCGTAGGGTGGACCGAGGCCGCCGCGAGGGCCGGCTTCGACGACACCGACCTGACAGGGGATGACGCACGTGCTCAACGAGGACGCCGGGACCACGACCGCCGATGGATACCTGGTCCGGGTGCCGGTGCGGTGGTCGGACATGGATGTCTATGCGCACATCAACCATGCCCGGATGGTGACGCTGCTCGAAGAGGCGCGCATCCCATGGCTGTTCTACGACGGCCGGCCCACCGCACCCCTGCGCGACGGCTGTCTCGTCGCCGACCTGCATGTGAGATATCAAGCGCAACTGCGTCATTCCGAGGGGCCGATCGAGGTCACCATGTACGTGGAGCGGTTGCGTGCCGTCGATTTCACCGTCGGCTACGAGGTCCGGGCCGCGGGCGCCGACCCGGCGTCGAAGCCGGCCGTCGTCGCCAGCACCCAGCTCGTCGCGTTCGACGTCGCCGCGCAGCGTATCGCCAGGCTCACGCCGGAACAGAAGGAGTACCTCGCCGGATTCCGCCGTGTGACAGGGGAACCCGCCACGCGAGCCGACGGACCCAGCTGATGGAGCGGTTCATCGAGATCGCCTCGTCCGACCGATCCAACGCTCTCGCGTTTCTCGCGCATGCGGTGCGACTCGACGAGACCGCGGTCGTGCGGGTGGTCGCGCGTTCGGATGGTCTGGTCGCATTGTGGGCGCACACCGGATTCGACGTGCTGGCCACGCGTTCGGTGACCGGCCGGGTCGCGCCGGCCGACATCGTGTGTGACGCCTCGACGTTGCGATCGGCCGTCGAGGCCGCCGTCCCCGGGGGCGCCGCCGATCCCGGGTTCTCGCTCGACAGTGCCTGGCGCGGTGCGCTTCCCGCCGCCGTCGGTTTCCGGCACATCGACGACGTCCCCGCGCGCAGCGTCGTCGAACTGTCCCGCGAGGGCGCACGGGTCGCCCGTGAAGAGGGCAGTGGGCACGGTCCCGCAACGGGTCTGCTCGATCAGGACGTCCTGGAGGTGACGTCCGAGGAAGGTGCCCTGCGGGCGGCGGTGAGCATGAGGTCGGTCTTCGCCCTCACCGGTATGGGGTTCATCCGCGACGCGGCCGGACGGGCGGTCACCGAGACCTCCGACACGGGAGCGATCGCCGCCGACGAGCCGGTTCGAATCCGGATGTCCGCGGCGTGGATTCGGATCGACGCCCGCTTCGGGTCGGTGTACCAACGTCGCCACCGCGATCTCGCGGTGACGGTCCTGAACTAGCCCGGCAGGTGGGCGGTCACACCAGCCAGGCCGCCGCGTCCGGCGCGAGCAGGCCGTCGACGAGAGGCGAACTGACGAGCAATAATTCGCCGGGCGGGAGGGGTACCGGTACCTCGCCGGCGTTCAGGGCGCAGATCAGCTGCCCCTCGGAACGACGGAACGCCAGGCATCCTTCGGGAGCGCCGTACCACTCGATGTGCTCGCCGGCGAACTCCGGACGGGACACTCGCAGGTCGATGGCGGCGCGGTAGAGCGACAGCATCGATCCCACGTCCTCGAGCTGGGCTTCGACGGTGAGCGCCTGCCAGGAGGTCGGGATCGGCAACCAGGTCTCGTTCGACGCGCTGAATCCGAACGGTGGCTCGGTTCCCTCCCAGGGGATCGGCACGCGGCACCCGTCCCGGCCGCGTTCGGTGTGCCCGGAACGCTCCCACACCGGGTCCTGCAGCGCGTCGTCCGGCAGGTCGTCGACGTTGGGCAGTCCCAGTTCGGACCCGTTGTAGAGGAATATGGTTCCAGGCAAAGCCATTTCGACGACGAGCATCGCGCGTGCGCGCCGTGTTCCGCGTTCGAGGTCGAGTGCGCCGGTATCCGGATCGACCACCGCGTAGCGGGTGACCTCGCGGGCGACGTCGTGGTTGGAGAGCGTCCACGTGGGTGTGCCCGACACCGACAGCACCGCGTCGATCGAGTTCTCGATCGCCTCGCGGATCGCGCCGGATTCGAACGGCGCCTTGGCGAGCCGGAAGTTGAAACCGAGGTGCAGTTCGTCGGGCCGCAGGTACTCGGCGAAACGCTCGTTGTCGCTGACCCAGATCTCCCCGACGTTGGCCGCACCGGGGTACTCGTCGAGGACCTTGCGGATCTTGCGGTGGATCTCGTGCACCGCATAGTTGTTGAAACGCGGATCGTCGTCGGAGTTCTGCAGGAGTTTGGTCGCCGACAGGTCCATGTCGGGCAGGTCGGCGGGTTTGGCCATCCCGTGCGCGACGTCGATGCGGAAACCGTCGACACCCCGATCGAGCCAGAAGCGCAGTGTCTTCTCCAGATCGGCGAAGACGTCGGGGTTCTCCCAGTTCAGATCCGGCTGTTCCTTCGCGAAGATGTGGAGGTACCACTGGCCGGACGAGCCGTCGGCCTCGGTCACACGTGTCCAGGCGGGTCCGCCGAAGATGCTGTGCCAGTTGTTCGGCGGCTCGTCGCCGTTGTCGCCGCGGCCGTCCCGGAAGATGTACCGCTCCCGTTCGGGACTGCCCGGGGCCGCCTCGAGTGCGGCTCGGAACCACTCGTGCTGGTCGCTCGTGTGGTTGGGGACGAGGTCCATCGTCACGCGGATGTCGCGCTCGTGGGCCTCGGCGATGAGGTCGTCGAACACATCGAGATCGCCGAAGAGGGGATCGATGTCGCGGGGGTCGGCGACGTCGTAACCGTGATCGGCCATGGGGGAGGCCATGATCGGACTCAGCCAGATGGCATCGATTCCGAGGAGTTCGAGGTAACCGAGTTTGTCGATGACCCCGGCGAGGTCGCCGATCCCGTCGCCGTCGAGATCGGAGAAGGAGCGCGGGTAGATCTGGTAGAACACCGCGGACTTCCACCACGAGGTGTCAGACGGATCCAGCTGCGGGACAACGGGCGTTGTGACCGGTGCGTCAGCGGCCACGACGGCCGCGTCGGTGACCGACTCATCGGGGGTCGGCTCGTCGAGCGCATCGACATCGGACTCGATCGCGCCGTCGTCGTACGGCGCGTCCTCGGGCTGGCCCACGTCAGATGACTCGGCGGGGACAACATCTGGTGTCTCGTCGCTCACCGTGGTCATTGTGCCCTACCTGAGTTTTCTCGGAGAAATCCAGGTCAGTCGGCGAGTCGGGCGGCGTGTCGGGAGGGAAACCGCTCTCAGATGGGCGAATTCATCATCGATTGCGCCGCCATCTCCATGTAGTCGATCAACGCTCGGCGGTGCGGGGCGTCGAGGGTCTCCTCGTCGATGGAGGCGATCGCGGTGTGCATGCAGCGCAGCCACGCGTCCCGTTCGATCGGCCCGACGCGGAACGGATTGTGGCGCATGCGGAGCCGGGGGTGGCCCCGCTCGTCGGAGTAGGTCCGCGGACCGCCCCAGTACTGCTCGAGGAACATCCGCATCCGGCGTTCGGCGGGGGCGAGGTCTTCCTCGGGATACAGCGGGCGCAACACCTCGTCGCGCGCCACCTCGGTGTAGAACACAGCGGTGAGGCGCCGGAACGTCTCGGCGCCGCCGACCTCGTCGTAGAAGGTCCGCGCGGGGGTTTCCGGCGCCGGTGGGGTCGGAGGGGATGTGTTGGGTTCGCCAGTCACCTACGCCATTGTCCTCACCCCGGCCGCACCTCTCAACGTCGCGCCGGTTCCAGGGCTCTGAGCTGGCCCGACACCGCGAAACGGTTCCCACGGAGACCGCCGCCGTGATGGACTTGTGCTCGTCGGAGTGGTGGGAGGCGAAAATGACGCACAGATCACACGCGAGGGCGACACACGGCAGGGCGAGGTCGCGGGCAACGGGCGGTGCGACACCGATGCGGGACGTCGACGCCGAGGAGAACGCGACCGGCACCCGCACCTGGACACGTCGTCGGGTGCTGCTCCTCAATGCCACCTACGAACCGCTGACGGCCGTCACGGTCCGGCGTGCCGTCGTTCTCGTGCTGCGCGGTCGCGCGGACCTCGTGCACGCCGACGAACACGGCGGTGCGATGCACTCGGTGGGTACCGCGGTCCCGATCCCGACCGTGGTCCGGCTCCGGAAATACGTCCACGTGCCCTACCGGGCGACGGTCCCGATGACCCGGGACGCACTGATGCGTCGGGACCGGGCGCGGTGCGGCTACTGCGGTGCACGGGCGACGACGATCGACCACGTGGTCCCGCGGAGCCGGGGCGGAACGCATACATGGGAGAACTGCGTCGCGTGCTGTGCGTCGTGCAATCACCGCAAGGCGGACCGACTCCTCGGGGAGCTCGGGTGGGCGCTGCGTACGGTTCCGGTCGCGCCGAAGGGCAGGCACTGGCGGTTGCTCGCGACGATCAAGGACATCGATCCGGCCTGGCTCCAGTACATCGACTCCGGCGCTGCGTGAGGCGTCGTGGAGGCCTTGCAGGGGCGCCCCGGGCGTCTACGACGCGCTGTAGGCCCCGGTGCGCCGGGCGGTGTTCGGTGGGTTAGATTGATCAACGATGACCTGCGCCGACAACCGGGCGGGTCCGGCGCGACCATCGAAAGGGTGACATGGACGTCGACAGCCTGATCGTCCCCATCGGAGTGCCAGTCACGATCGTGACGGTGCTCTTCGTGCTGCTCTGTGTTGTCGCGATGGTGTTCTCCTCCGGGGTCAAGTACCCGAAGGTCAAGGAGTACACCCTCGACCAGCAGTGGGAGCATGCACCGCTTCTCTTCAGTGCCACCGACATCGAACCGATGGCACTTCCGCGGCACGCGGAACCAAGCGACGTTGACGGGAGTTCGGCCAGTGGCAAGTGGTGAGGTTACGCACGCGAATGTGAGCGCCGAGGTCGCGGCCCGTTCGGCCGCCGAGCTGCCGGTGGGCGCGGTGTTCACCAACAGCGGCCGCATCTCCGCGGCTCGCTACCCCGGTGACTCGCCGACGACGCCGCCCTTCAGCAAGCGGGACCTGATCGCGCTCGACGACACGCTCAAGGCCGCCAGCGAGAAGGCCCTCGTCCGTTTCTCGGTGTACATCGGTGACCTCGACGGCGACGTGGAGGCCAGTGCCCGCGAGATCCTCGCGAAGTCGCCCGAGCCCGCGTACGGCACGCTGATCGCCGTGTCGCCGAACTCGCGCGACGTGGTCATCGTCTCCGGCAGTTCGGTCTCCACCCGCGTGAACGATCGTGTGGCGGCGCTCGGCGTCACCGCCGCGGTCACCGGTTTTCGTCAGGGCAACCTGATCGACGGGCTGATCGCCTCGCTGCGGGTGATGGCCACCGCGGCCGCCGCCGGCTGACCCGCCCTTCTGCACAGACCACGAGGCCGCCCCACCTTCCGGTGGGGCGGCCTCGTCGTTGCCGTGGTGTCCGCGTCAGTGGGTGAGGACCTTCTCGTGTGCACCGCGCGCGGTGGTGGCGTCCGACTCGAGTTCGTCGTCGACCATGTTGGTCTCGTCGAACGGGTCCCGGCCCGACAGCACATCGTCGACGCGCTCCTTGTCGACGGTGCTGGTCCACGAACCGACGAGCAGGGTCGCGACCGCGTTTCCGGAGAAGTTGGTGACCGCGCGGGCCTCCGACATGAACCGGTCGATACCGACGATGAGGCCGACGCCGTCGAGCATCTCGGGGCGGTGGGCCTGCAGTCCACCGGCGAGGGTGGCCAGTCCCGCACCGCTGACGCCGGCGGCACCCTTGGACGCGATGATCATGAAGACGAGCAGGCCGATCTGCTCACCGATCGACAGCGGGTCGCCCATCGCATCGGCGATGAAGATCGACGCCATGGTGAGGTAGATGGCGGTGCCGTCGAGGTTGAACGAGTACCCGGTCGGCACCACGACGCCGACCGTGGTCTTCTCCACGCCGAGGTGTTCCATCTTCGCGATCAGGCGGGGCAGCGCGGACTCCGACGACGAGGTCGCGAAGATGAGCAGGTACTCGCGGGCGAGGTACCGGACGAGCTTGAAGATCGAGACACCCGACACCGTCCGCAGCAGCACGCCGAGCACGCCGAACACGAACACCAGGCAGGTGAGGTAGAAGGCGAGCATCAACGTCAGCAGCTGCTGGACTGCCGCCCAGCCGGTCTGGCCCACGACGCTGGCGATGGCGCCGAACGCACCGATCGGGGCCACCCAGAGCACCATCGTCAGCACCTTGAAGACGAGCTTCTGGAAGTAGGAGACCGCGGTCAGGATCGGTTCGCCGGTCCGGCCCATGCTCTGGATGGCGAACCCGACGAGCAGTGCGACGAAGAGGGCCTGCAGCACGCTGCCCTCGGTCAGCGCGGACAGCATCGAGTCCGGGATGATGCCCTGGATGAAGTCGAGCGTTCCGCCGGACTCGTGTGACTCGTCGGCCAGCTCCTGCCCCTTGCCCGACACCGAATCGATGTTCAGGCCGTCGCCCGGCTGGATGATGTTGCCGACGACCAGGCCGATGGCCAGTGCGACTGTCGACATCGCCAGGAAGTAGACGAAGGCGAGGCCGCCGACCTTGCCGACCGTCGCCGCCTTGCGGACCGATCCGATGCCCAGGACGATCGTGCAGAAGATGACCGGCGCGATCATCATCTTGATGAGGCTGACGAACATGGTGCCGAGCACGCCGAGGTCCTTGCCGACGCCGGGCGCGACGAGACCGACCACCACACCCGCGACCACCGCGATGATGACGCCGATGTAGAGCCAGTGGGTACGGTCCCGTTTACCGCGCGGGGGCGCGCCGGCCGTATCGTCAGGCGTGGTCGCGATCGGATCGGAACCTTCTCCGGCCGGTGAGCCGCCGGACCTGCCTCGAATGTTCATCGGTGATTCTCTCCTCATACACCTCGGACAACAGTGATTAGGATTGTGGCCCGACGGGGTGACGCGGGTCACGATTGTGTTCATTACGTTCAGACAGGGAACGAGGTCGGCAGGGATGCGGTGGTACCCGCGAACGCTCGCCGGACAGGTCGCGGCCCTCGCGCTGTCGGTCTTCGCGGCGGTGGTCGTCGCCGAGAGCGTTCTGGCGGCCGTCGATGCCCGCATCGACGCAGACCGAGCGGCGCGGGCCGAGGTGACCGCCGTGGCGGTCAGCCTCGCGGAGTCACCGTCGACCGTCGCGGCGCTGACGTCCCCGGACCCGAGTGCGGTGCTCCAGCCGGTGACCGAACGCGTCCGCGCGGCGACCGGGATCGCCTTCATCACCGTGCTCGCGCCGGACCGGACCCGCTTCACCCACACCGACCCCACGCGGATCGGCGAGCCGTATCTCGGGAGCATCGACGCGGCGCTGCGAGGGCAGACGATCACCGAGAACTACACCGGCACCCTCGGACCGTCCATCCGCACGATCGTCCCCGTCCGCACGCCGGACGGACGCGTCGTGGGGATGGTCGCGGCGGGGATCACGCAACGCACGCTGACATCGGCGTGGCGTGGCCAGCTGCCACTGATCGCCCTCGCAGCGTTCGCGGCCCTGCTCACGGCGGTCGGCGGCGTGTGGTGGATTCGGCGACGGTTGCTACGGCAGACCGGTGGCCTCGCGCCCGAGGAGCTGAGACTGATGTACGACCATCACGACGCCGTGCTGCGGTCCGTGCGGGAGGGGCTGGTGGTGGTGGAGGACGGGCGACCTGCCCTCGTCAACTCCGAAGCGCAACGCCTGCTCGGCATCGAAGCCGACGCGTCGCCCGACGAACTGCCGGCCTTCCTCACCGACGGCGACGAGGAGACAGACGTGACGTATGCCGACCGCGGCCGGGTACTGCTCGTGAGCCGTTCCCCGGTGTCCGGCCGACGGCGGTCGTCGGTGGTGACCATCTGGGACCGCACCGAGCTCGCGGAGGCGATGGGCGAACTCGACTCGATGACGCGGTTCGCCGAGGCACTTCGGTCCCAGGTGCACGAGGCCGCCAACCGATTGCACACGATCGTCGCGCTCGTCGAGATGGGACGGCCCGACGAGGCGGTCCGCCTGGCGACCACCGAGTTCGAGTTGTCCCAACAGCTCATCGACCGGATGACCCAGGCGGTGGCCGAGCCCGCGCTGGTCGCCCTGCTGCTCGGCAAGACGGCGCAGGCGGCCGAACGCGGCATCCCGCTGTCGTTGACCGAGGAGTCACAGGTCAGCGACGCCGGCACCGGCATCCTCACTCCCGGCGAGATGATCACGGTGGTGGGCAACCTGATCGACAACGCACTGGACGCCTGCGACCCGGCCGACCCATGGGTCGAGGTGACCGTCGTCGGGGACGACCGCGTGCTCGACATCATCGTCGCCGACAGCGGAACCGGCATGGACGCCGAACTGTTCGCGCGGGCGACCGCCCGGGGCTACTCGACGAAGTCGGGTGGCGACGCCGCCGGCCGCGGGCTCGGGCTCGCCCTCGTCGCCCAGGTCGTCGCCCGTCGACACGGCACGATGACCGCCGAGAACACCTACGGCTCGGTCATCTCGGTGCGCGTGCGCGCCGACGAGCGGGCGGGCACACCGTGATCCGCGTCCTGATCGTCGAGGACGAACCGGTGATCGCCGAGGCGCACCGGGACTACCTCGCCCGTCTGGGGGGATTCGAGGTCGTGGGCGCCGTGTCCACGGCGCAGGAGGCGCTGCGGATGGCCGGCGCCGGGCCCGTCGACCTGGTCCTGCTCGACCTGGGCCTACCGGACGCCCGCGGGGTGGACCTCGCCTCCGCGCTGTCGGGTGTACGCCCGGCGCCCGATGTCATCGCGATCACCGCACAGCGCGACCTCGCGACCGTCCGGAGCGCCATGTCGCGCGGAGTGCTGCTCTACCTGCTGAAACCGTTCACCTTCGCGGCGTTCCGAGAGAAGATCGAGCAGTACCTGCGATACCGCGAGGCCCTCACCGGTGACGCCGACGCGGTCAGCCAGCGCGACGTCGACCGTGCGCTCGCCGAATTGCGCACGAGCGACACCCGCCGGTCGGCGAAGAAGGGTGCCGCGCCGCAGACCGAGGACGCGGTGAGCCGGGCGGTCCGCGACAGCCCCGACGGACTCACCGCCTCCGAGGTCGCCCGCGCCCTCGGATCGTCGCGGGTCACCGCATGGCGCTACCTGGAGCGGCTCGCCGACGACCACGTCCTCGACCGCGACACCGAATACGGCTC belongs to Gordonia sp. KTR9 and includes:
- a CDS encoding C4-dicarboxylate transporter DctA, which encodes MNIRGRSGGSPAGEGSDPIATTPDDTAGAPPRGKRDRTHWLYIGVIIAVVAGVVVGLVAPGVGKDLGVLGTMFVSLIKMMIAPVIFCTIVLGIGSVRKAATVGKVGGLAFVYFLAMSTVALAIGLVVGNIIQPGDGLNIDSVSGKGQELADESHESGGTLDFIQGIIPDSMLSALTEGSVLQALFVALLVGFAIQSMGRTGEPILTAVSYFQKLVFKVLTMVLWVAPIGAFGAIASVVGQTGWAAVQQLLTLMLAFYLTCLVFVFGVLGVLLRTVSGVSIFKLVRYLAREYLLIFATSSSESALPRLIAKMEHLGVEKTTVGVVVPTGYSFNLDGTAIYLTMASIFIADAMGDPLSIGEQIGLLVFMIIASKGAAGVSGAGLATLAGGLQAHRPEMLDGVGLIVGIDRFMSEARAVTNFSGNAVATLLVGSWTSTVDKERVDDVLSGRDPFDETNMVDDELESDATTARGAHEKVLTH
- a CDS encoding glycoside hydrolase family 13 protein, which codes for MTTVSDETPDVVPAESSDVGQPEDAPYDDGAIESDVDALDEPTPDESVTDAAVVAADAPVTTPVVPQLDPSDTSWWKSAVFYQIYPRSFSDLDGDGIGDLAGVIDKLGYLELLGIDAIWLSPIMASPMADHGYDVADPRDIDPLFGDLDVFDDLIAEAHERDIRVTMDLVPNHTSDQHEWFRAALEAAPGSPERERYIFRDGRGDNGDEPPNNWHSIFGGPAWTRVTEADGSSGQWYLHIFAKEQPDLNWENPDVFADLEKTLRFWLDRGVDGFRIDVAHGMAKPADLPDMDLSATKLLQNSDDDPRFNNYAVHEIHRKIRKVLDEYPGAANVGEIWVSDNERFAEYLRPDELHLGFNFRLAKAPFESGAIREAIENSIDAVLSVSGTPTWTLSNHDVAREVTRYAVVDPDTGALDLERGTRRARAMLVVEMALPGTIFLYNGSELGLPNVDDLPDDALQDPVWERSGHTERGRDGCRVPIPWEGTEPPFGFSASNETWLPIPTSWQALTVEAQLEDVGSMLSLYRAAIDLRVSRPEFAGEHIEWYGAPEGCLAFRRSEGQLICALNAGEVPVPLPPGELLLVSSPLVDGLLAPDAAAWLV
- a CDS encoding HNH endonuclease; amino-acid sequence: MRDVDAEENATGTRTWTRRRVLLLNATYEPLTAVTVRRAVVLVLRGRADLVHADEHGGAMHSVGTAVPIPTVVRLRKYVHVPYRATVPMTRDALMRRDRARCGYCGARATTIDHVVPRSRGGTHTWENCVACCASCNHRKADRLLGELGWALRTVPVAPKGRHWRLLATIKDIDPAWLQYIDSGAA
- a CDS encoding globin, whose amino-acid sequence is MTGEPNTSPPTPPAPETPARTFYDEVGGAETFRRLTAVFYTEVARDEVLRPLYPEEDLAPAERRMRMFLEQYWGGPRTYSDERGHPRLRMRHNPFRVGPIERDAWLRCMHTAIASIDEETLDAPHRRALIDYMEMAAQSMMNSPI
- a CDS encoding response regulator codes for the protein MIRVLIVEDEPVIAEAHRDYLARLGGFEVVGAVSTAQEALRMAGAGPVDLVLLDLGLPDARGVDLASALSGVRPAPDVIAITAQRDLATVRSAMSRGVLLYLLKPFTFAAFREKIEQYLRYREALTGDADAVSQRDVDRALAELRTSDTRRSAKKGAAPQTEDAVSRAVRDSPDGLTASEVARALGSSRVTAWRYLERLADDHVLDRDTEYGSAGRPQVRYRWRRR
- a CDS encoding DUF5130 family protein; protein product: MASGEVTHANVSAEVAARSAAELPVGAVFTNSGRISAARYPGDSPTTPPFSKRDLIALDDTLKAASEKALVRFSVYIGDLDGDVEASAREILAKSPEPAYGTLIAVSPNSRDVVIVSGSSVSTRVNDRVAALGVTAAVTGFRQGNLIDGLIASLRVMATAAAAG
- the ctaJ gene encoding aa3-type cytochrome oxidase subunit CtaJ translates to MDVDSLIVPIGVPVTIVTVLFVLLCVVAMVFSSGVKYPKVKEYTLDQQWEHAPLLFSATDIEPMALPRHAEPSDVDGSSASGKW
- a CDS encoding sensor histidine kinase; the encoded protein is MRWYPRTLAGQVAALALSVFAAVVVAESVLAAVDARIDADRAARAEVTAVAVSLAESPSTVAALTSPDPSAVLQPVTERVRAATGIAFITVLAPDRTRFTHTDPTRIGEPYLGSIDAALRGQTITENYTGTLGPSIRTIVPVRTPDGRVVGMVAAGITQRTLTSAWRGQLPLIALAAFAALLTAVGGVWWIRRRLLRQTGGLAPEELRLMYDHHDAVLRSVREGLVVVEDGRPALVNSEAQRLLGIEADASPDELPAFLTDGDEETDVTYADRGRVLLVSRSPVSGRRRSSVVTIWDRTELAEAMGELDSMTRFAEALRSQVHEAANRLHTIVALVEMGRPDEAVRLATTEFELSQQLIDRMTQAVAEPALVALLLGKTAQAAERGIPLSLTEESQVSDAGTGILTPGEMITVVGNLIDNALDACDPADPWVEVTVVGDDRVLDIIVADSGTGMDAELFARATARGYSTKSGGDAAGRGLGLALVAQVVARRHGTMTAENTYGSVISVRVRADERAGTP
- a CDS encoding acyl-CoA thioesterase; the encoded protein is MTHVLNEDAGTTTADGYLVRVPVRWSDMDVYAHINHARMVTLLEEARIPWLFYDGRPTAPLRDGCLVADLHVRYQAQLRHSEGPIEVTMYVERLRAVDFTVGYEVRAAGADPASKPAVVASTQLVAFDVAAQRIARLTPEQKEYLAGFRRVTGEPATRADGPS